The following is a genomic window from Nocardioides thalensis.
CGAGCGACGCCGCGAGCGCCGTACGTCGGACCGCCAGCTGCGCGCCCGCGCGCTCGAGCTCCTTGTCGCCGACGACGACCGGACCGCGCGCATCGTGCTCGGGGCGACCGCCGCCGATGCGACGACACCCCGGTTGCCGCGAGAGGTCCGGCTCCTGCGCGCCCGCGGGCCGGCCGACGCCGTCGACGACGGACTCGCGCTGCTCGAGGACGAGGGCCTGCTCGCCGCCGTCCTCGACGAGGAGCTCGTCACTGTCGGCACCACCCGTCGCTCATCCGGCGTCGCCGATGCGCTCGCCGCGCGCGGGCTCCGTGTCGGCGTCGGCCGCTCGCGGCCGCTGGAGGAGGCGTCGGCGAGCCATGAGACCGCCGGGCACGCTCTCGCCGCCACGACCGCCTCCGTGCCCGTTCGCACGTGGGACGACCTGGCCGACGCCGGGATCGTCGGGCTGCTCGGCCGGGACCGCGCGTCCGCGTTCGCGCGATCGTTCCTCGCTCCTCTCGCCGGAGATGCCACGCTGACGGAGACGCTCGGCGCCTTCCTCCGCCAGCACGGCTCCCGCGGCGAGACCGCCGCCGAGCTCGGCGTCCACCGCAACACGGTGCGCAACCGGATCGAGCAGATCGAGACGCTTCTCGGCCGCTCGCTCGACGATCCGCAGGTCCGGGTGGACGCGTGGGTGGCGCTGCAGGTCAGCGCGACGCCGTGACGCCGACCCCGAGCCGCGCTCGTACGGCGCCGCCGGCACACGCGATGACCAGCAACCCGCCCGCGAACGTCCGCCAACCGACCTGCTCGCCCAGCAGCAGCGCCGCCCAGCAGATCGTCATGACCGGCTGCGCGAGCTGCACCTGGCTGACCCGCGCCATCGGGCCGATCGCGAGCCCGCGGTACCACGCGAAGAAGCCGAGGAACATGCTGACCGCCGACAGGTAGGCGAACGCCGCCCACTCCGTCGCCGTCCCGGACGGCGGCCGCGCGGCCGCCGCGACGACGGCCAGCGTCACCATCAGCGGCGCCGCGACGACGAGCGCCCACGAGACCGTCTGCCACGCGCCGATCTCCCGCGCCAGGAGCCCGCCCTCGGCGTACCCGATCGCGGCCGCCAGCACGGCCCCGAAGAGCAGGAGGTCGGCGACGTGGAGGCCGCCGAGCCCACCGTTGCCGAGCAGCGCGAACACGACCGCGGCCGCGGCGCCGGCGGCCGAGAGGACCCAGAAGCGCCGGCCGGGACGTTCGCCGGTGCGCAGGACGGCGGCCGCGGCCGTCATCGCCGGCAGCAGGGCGACGACCACCGCGCCATGGCTCGCCGGCGTCGTGGTCAGGGCGTAGGACGTCAGCACCGGGAAGCCGACGACGACACCGCCCGCGACGATGCCGACCCGCCACCACTGCGCACCGCTCGGCGGGGTCGCGCGAGCCGCGGCGAGCGCCGCCGTGGCGAGCAGGGCGGCGACGACCGCGCGTCCGGAGCCGATGAAGAGCGGCGACATCCCACCCACCGCGACCCGGGTCAGCGGGATCGTCAGCGAGAAGGCAGCGACACCGACCAGCCCCCAGAACACCCCGCTGGACGCGGTCGGTAGCGGCGTGGCGATCGGTGTAGTAGCGCTATCCTGGATCGTCATGAGCAACGATAGCAGCACTCGGATCGTCGACGGGCTCCGCGACTGGATCCGGACGGCGCCCCCGGGCGCCCAGCTGCCGTCGACCCGTCGGCTCGTCGCCGACTACGGCGCCAGCCCGGTGACCGTGCAGAAGGCGCTCCGCAGCCTGACGGCGGCCGGACTGGTGGAGAGCCGCCCCGGGGTCGGCACGTTCGTGCGCGCGGCGCGCGTCACGCGCTCCCCCGACTACGGGTGGCAGAGCGGGGCACTGGGCGCTCCCCGCGCCACGCTGCCCCGGACCGCCGGGCCGATGCGGACCGCTCCGGACGACGCCATCGCGCTGCACTCCGGTTATCCCGAGCCCGGACTGCTGCCGGAGCGCCTGGTCCGCGCCGCGCTGGTACGGGCCGCACGCGGCGCTTCCGCAACCGGCCGGCCGCCGGCGGCGGGACTGCCGGAGCTGCGCGCGTGGTTCGCCGCCGAGGTCGCCGCGGCGACGCCCGCCGCCCGGTCGACGCCGAGCGCCACCGACGTCGTCATCGTGCCGGGCAGCCAGGCCGGCCTCACCTCGGTCTTCCGATCGCTGGTCGCACCGGGGCAGCCCCTCCTGGTGGAGTCGCCCACCTACTGGGGCGCGCTCCTTGCCGCGCACCAGTCCGGCGTCCGGCTCGTGCCCGTCGCGGGTGACGACGGCGGGCCGGACCCCGTCCAGCTCGACCGCGCGTTCCGCGAGACCGGGGCCCGCGCCCTCTACGCACAGCCGAGCTTCGCCAACCCCACCGGCGTCCAGTGGTCCCCCGGCCGGGCGCAGGCCGTGCTCGACGTCGTACGGGAGCATGACGCGTTCCTCGTCGAGGACGACTGGGCGCACGACCTCGGCATCGACACCTCGTCGGCGCCGTTGGCCGCATCCGACGAGGCCGGCCACGTCGTCTACCTCCGCTCGCTGACCAAGAGCATGTCGCCCACCATCCGGGTGGGAGCCGTCGTGGCACGTGGCCCCGCGCTGGAGCGGATCGCCGCCGACCGGGCGGCGGAGTCGCTCTACGTGAGCGGCCTGCTCCAGCACGCGGCCCTCGAGGTCGTCACCGACCCCGGCTGGCGCACCCACCTGCGCCGCCTGCGCGGCCAGCTCCGCGAGCGGCGCGACCTCCTCGTCGACAGCCTCCGGCAGCACGTCCCCGACCTCCGGGTCGACCGCAGCCCGGCCGGCGGCCTGCACCTGTGGGCCCGGCTCCCCGACGGCACCGACGTCGTCCGCCTGGTCCGGGCCTGCGAGGAGCGGGGCGTCTGGGTCGCGTCCGGGGACGAATGGTTCCCGACCGAGCCGACGGGTCCCTACCTGCGGCTGAACTTCACGGGGCCGGATCCCGCCCGCTATCCCGAGGCGGCGCGGGCGATCGGGGACGCGCTCGCGTCAGCCTGACCGGGAGCGACAGGTCATCGGTACCCACCCCATCCGTCGCGCCTCGACGCGACGCGGGTGCCGACGTAGTGGACAGCGCCGGCGACCACGAACGCAGGCAACGACGCCGTGAGGTAGCGGAACCATCCCGAGGGCTCGTAGGTCACCGGGTTGAGCAGAGCGGCGTACGTCGCCGCGCCGAGCGCGACCGCGAGCACCGCGATCGGGTTCCAGCCTCGCCAGAACCCGTACCGCGACTCGGTGTACGGCAGGTGCAGGTCGCGGAGGTCGAGCCGCTGGCGCCGGAGGACGAAGAAGTCGACCAGCTGCACCGCGCACAGTGGTGCGAGCACGACCGCGCCCCAGGAGACGAAGCGCGCGTAGTTGCCGTAGACGGCGGCCGGGAAGAACACGAGGACGGCCGCCGGGGCGAGAATCGCGGCCGCGAGCAGAGCCCAGGGCACGCGGCGCACCCGGTCGCCCGCACCGCCCTTGATCGCCACGAGTGCCGCGTAGGACTGGGCGACCACGCTCGTCACGTTCGCCATCCCGACGAACGCGAGTGCGAGGACCCCGAGCAGCGCACCCCCGAGCGGCACCATCCACACGGTCGGGTCCTCCGAGCCCAGCGCCAGGGCCGCGAAGACGCCGACGATCGCGGCGACGACGGACGCCAGGAACAGCCCGATCGCGTTGGGCCAGAATGCCGACCGGCTGCTGCGCGTCATCCGCGCGAGGTTCCCGACGTTGGGCCACCACGCGAACCCGCCGGCGATGTTGAGCTCGACCGCGAGGATGAAGTCCAGGTGGTCGTCGCCCCACGGGTCCAACGCCGGCGTCGCGGCGAGCTCGGACCAGCTCACCTTGGTGAACACCAGGGCGAGCATGACGAGCGTGACGACGATCAGCCCGGGCGCGACGTACCGGTTCACGGCCTCGATCGACCGCGGGCCGCGAGCGACGATCACCCAGCTCCCGAGCAGGGCTGCCAGAGCCAGCAGGCTCGCCGCGACCGAGGACGACGACAGGTCGGTGTCGAGCACCTGGTTGCACACGTTGACGAGGGCGTGCCCACACATGATCGCCAGCACGGCCGACCATGCCGCGGCGAGGACGGCGGACATGACGACCATCAGGACCCGCGCACCGCGCTCGCCGAACGCGCTGCGCATGCTGACGAACTGCTCGACGCCGTACCGTGCGGACGGCAGGCACGGCGCGAGCGCGACGAGCAGCACACTGATCCCGTAGCCGATGACGATGCTGGCGATCGCCGCCTTCGCGCCCACGTAGTAGGCGACTGCCCCGCCCTGCAGGAAGGCCCAGGTCGCGATGGCCAGGCCGACGTTGACCGCCGAGTAGTCGCCGAACCCCCAGATCCGCTCGCGGCGGAGCAACGGGAGCTCGTTCATTGTGGCGTCCTCCGACGCCGGGCGCACCTCCGCACCCGCGCTCACAGGGCCCACCACAGCAGCGCGCACGCGGCCAGGGCGAGACCCACCACCGCAGCAACCAGGTCCACCAGCGGAAGGGGCGGAAGGACGCCGTCGTCCCCGCCGTTCTCGATGAGCTCGATCCGGCGTTCGAGCTCAGCACGCGTCTCGGGGTCCATGGCGCTCCAATCTTGACTGAACGTTCAGTTAGGAGGAATATGGGTGACCCGGCTCACACCTGTCAAGAGCATCCGAGAGAGCGAGGACCTGCGTGCCCATCCCCTCTGCCACGGTCGACGTCGCAGTGATCGGAGCCGGCTACGCCGGCCTGTCCACCGCCCTATCCCTGAGCGACTCCGGCCTGGACGTGCTCGTCCTCGAAGCGTCCGGCCGCGTCGGCGGACGGGCGTGGTCGTGGCACGAGGACGGGCCCGTCGTCGACCGTGGCGGCCAGTGGGTCGGCCCCACGCAGTCGGCACTCCTCGGCTGGGCCGACCGGTTCGGCTGCGCCACGTTCCCGACCTACGACGAGGGCGCGCACCTGGAGTGCTGGCCCGGCGCCGCACCGGTCCAGTACCGCTCCGGGACGCCCGCGCCCGGGCGGGGAGCCGGGGAGTACGCCGGCGCGCTGGCGGACCTCGATCGGATGGCCGCTCGGATCCCGGTGGACGAACCGACCCGGTGCGACAGCCTGGCGGAGTGGGACTCCCTGACCGTCGCCGAATGGATGCGCCGCAACCTGCCGTCGCCTGCGGCGCGCGCCCGGATGCGCGTCGCCGTGCAGGGTGTGTGGGCGTGCGAGCCGCGCGACCTCTCGCTCTTCCATCTCCTGTTCTACGTCGCTGCCGCGGGCGGGTTCGAGCAGCTGATGGGGACGCGCGGCTGTGCCCAGGACCGCCGGTTCCTCTACGGGGCCGACGCCCCTGCGCGCGCCGCAGCGGCCGAGCTCGGCAGTAGG
Proteins encoded in this region:
- a CDS encoding DMT family transporter, whose protein sequence is MTIQDSATTPIATPLPTASSGVFWGLVGVAAFSLTIPLTRVAVGGMSPLFIGSGRAVVAALLATAALAAARATPPSGAQWWRVGIVAGGVVVGFPVLTSYALTTTPASHGAVVVALLPAMTAAAAVLRTGERPGRRFWVLSAAGAAAAVVFALLGNGGLGGLHVADLLLFGAVLAAAIGYAEGGLLAREIGAWQTVSWALVVAAPLMVTLAVVAAAARPPSGTATEWAAFAYLSAVSMFLGFFAWYRGLAIGPMARVSQVQLAQPVMTICWAALLLGEQVGWRTFAGGLLVIACAGGAVRARLGVGVTASR
- a CDS encoding PLP-dependent aminotransferase family protein, whose product is MSNDSSTRIVDGLRDWIRTAPPGAQLPSTRRLVADYGASPVTVQKALRSLTAAGLVESRPGVGTFVRAARVTRSPDYGWQSGALGAPRATLPRTAGPMRTAPDDAIALHSGYPEPGLLPERLVRAALVRAARGASATGRPPAAGLPELRAWFAAEVAAATPAARSTPSATDVVIVPGSQAGLTSVFRSLVAPGQPLLVESPTYWGALLAAHQSGVRLVPVAGDDGGPDPVQLDRAFRETGARALYAQPSFANPTGVQWSPGRAQAVLDVVREHDAFLVEDDWAHDLGIDTSSAPLAASDEAGHVVYLRSLTKSMSPTIRVGAVVARGPALERIAADRAAESLYVSGLLQHAALEVVTDPGWRTHLRRLRGQLRERRDLLVDSLRQHVPDLRVDRSPAGGLHLWARLPDGTDVVRLVRACEERGVWVASGDEWFPTEPTGPYLRLNFTGPDPARYPEAARAIGDALASA
- a CDS encoding purine-cytosine permease family protein — its product is MNELPLLRRERIWGFGDYSAVNVGLAIATWAFLQGGAVAYYVGAKAAIASIVIGYGISVLLVALAPCLPSARYGVEQFVSMRSAFGERGARVLMVVMSAVLAAAWSAVLAIMCGHALVNVCNQVLDTDLSSSSVAASLLALAALLGSWVIVARGPRSIEAVNRYVAPGLIVVTLVMLALVFTKVSWSELAATPALDPWGDDHLDFILAVELNIAGGFAWWPNVGNLARMTRSSRSAFWPNAIGLFLASVVAAIVGVFAALALGSEDPTVWMVPLGGALLGVLALAFVGMANVTSVVAQSYAALVAIKGGAGDRVRRVPWALLAAAILAPAAVLVFFPAAVYGNYARFVSWGAVVLAPLCAVQLVDFFVLRRQRLDLRDLHLPYTESRYGFWRGWNPIAVLAVALGAATYAALLNPVTYEPSGWFRYLTASLPAFVVAGAVHYVGTRVASRRDGWGGYR